In Pomacea canaliculata isolate SZHN2017 linkage group LG12, ASM307304v1, whole genome shotgun sequence, a single genomic region encodes these proteins:
- the LOC112553226 gene encoding ankyrin repeat domain-containing protein SOWAHA-like produces MAINFSLGSVKDCILRNGGRIRNHELVTHFKSFLNDPVDKVVNREKFKDFVNELATIKVEEGEKVLVLKKKYRADSGSSTSLSLASSTPSVTKAESLASGDGLQSQTSNLQELHAQYDETPKRDRPVVLGDSSRAQSEPRDTIPSKEDMPDGGHMSKVYSDDSLEVKLKSTTRNVGLKSGSNASSASLASTGSQGSSSSVPASVGESVSGSGEDEANVSIQSVKERALHLNKMSSDAELQQSRAPQRKKVAQRDDDEESHTSGGSSFVTLSAEEKEWMVVCSTANYLDMHRLLSRKPNLAKVKNLSNGVSIFYTKFIYHVGECYISVTEVAYFSS; encoded by the exons ATGGCGATAAATTTTAGCCTTGGTTCTGTGAAAGACTGTATATTACGAAACGGAGGCAGAATTAGAAATCACGAGCTAGTTACAcactttaaaagctttttaaatgATCCTGTGGACAAAG ttgtgAATAGGGAGAAATTTAAAGACTTTGTCAATGAACTTGCAACAATAAAAGTTGAAGAG GGTGAAAAGGTACTGGTTCTGAAAAAGAAGTATCGAGCAGACAGTGGGTCTTCAACATCTTTATCTCTAGCTTCCAGCACACCCTCTGTTACTAAAGCAGAATCACTTGCATCTGGAGATGGGCTTCAGTCTCAGACCAGCAATCTTCAAGAGCTGCATGCACAATACGATGAAACCCCAAAGAGAGACAGACCTGTTGTCCTTGGAGATAGCTCAAGAGCACAGTCGGAACCTCGAGACACTATTCCTTCCAAAGAGGACATGCCAGATGGAGGTCACATGTCAAAGGTTTACAGCGATGATAGTCTTGAAGTAAAGCTGAAGAGTACCACTAGGAATGTTGGTTTGAAATCAGGATCAAATGCTTCTTCAGCATCCCTAGCTTCAACC GGTTCTCAGGGTTCTTCTTCATCAGTGCCAGCTTCTGTAGGAGAGAGTGTGTCTGGTTCAGGGGAGGACGAGGCCAATGTTTCCATAcaaagtgtaaaagaaagagCTCTGCACCTCAACAAAATGAGCTCTGATGCAGAACTTCAGCAGTCTCGTGCTCCCCAAAGGAAAAAG GTGGCACAGAGAGATGATGACGAGGAATCACATACATCTGGTGGATCTTCATTTGTCACG CTGTCTGCAGAAGAGAAGGAATGGATGGTTGTGTGCTCAACCGCTAACTACCTTGATATGCACAGACTTCTGTCAAGAAAGCCAAATTTGGCAAAAGTGAAG aacCTTTCAAAC GGGGTAAGTATATTTTACACCAAATTTATTTACCATGTAGGTGAATGTTACATAAGTGTTACAGAAGTAGCATATTTTTCATCTTAG